In a single window of the Tautonia plasticadhaerens genome:
- a CDS encoding Hsp20/alpha crystallin family protein, with protein sequence MAIERWDPFREMVSLRDAFNTLLQESFVRPDSLSGGASVLALPLDISETAEAFVVRASLPGVRPEDVQVTIHGDTLTIQGESGAEEEQQGETWHLRERRLGTFRRTVTLSVPVDADRAVAEHDHGVLKLTLPKAESARPRQIKVGPKDPSSN encoded by the coding sequence ATGGCGATCGAGCGCTGGGATCCGTTCCGGGAGATGGTGAGCCTCCGGGACGCCTTCAATACCCTACTGCAGGAGAGTTTCGTGAGGCCCGACAGCCTGTCGGGCGGCGCCAGCGTGCTGGCGCTGCCGCTGGATATCTCGGAGACGGCCGAGGCCTTCGTGGTCCGGGCCTCGCTGCCGGGGGTCCGGCCCGAGGACGTCCAGGTGACCATCCACGGCGACACCCTGACAATCCAGGGCGAATCCGGTGCCGAGGAGGAGCAGCAGGGCGAGACCTGGCACCTCCGCGAGCGCCGGCTCGGCACCTTCCGCCGCACGGTGACCCTCTCCGTGCCGGTCGACGCCGATCGGGCGGTCGCCGAGCACGACCACGGCGTCCTGAAACTGACCCTGCCCAAGGCCGAGTCCGCCCGGCCGAGGCAGATCAAGGTCGGCCCGAAGGACCCGAGTTCCAACTGA
- a CDS encoding FkbM family methyltransferase — MSYPRLPFLFLPVMRAELPGWGWLCQKLRLTSPAHNYRWKDAPVVTMRGKWHGYLMELRLSYWSDRLTYFLGRSIELEVPLAMRRLLRPGDLFIDIGANIGMIMLQGSQLVGPSGRVICFEPNPTCLDRLRRLASSNDLETLMVHPMALGSRDDTLKLTVIDDDPGMGTLAGEGIPADRISASYEVPVRRGDDVLAGLDRPPAVIKLDVEGFELEALQGLDQTLASHRPAVLMEYHADSLIRAGASQSKVVAFFEERGYLGYAMSTRRRMRRHRLVLTPISAEETGPTNCDALWIHRDDPRRDRIALLIARR, encoded by the coding sequence ATGAGCTACCCGAGACTCCCGTTCCTCTTCCTACCGGTCATGAGGGCCGAGTTGCCGGGTTGGGGATGGCTGTGTCAGAAACTCCGCCTGACCTCACCGGCCCACAATTACCGGTGGAAGGACGCCCCGGTCGTGACCATGAGGGGGAAGTGGCATGGTTACCTTATGGAGCTTCGCCTGTCCTACTGGTCGGACCGGCTCACCTACTTCCTCGGTCGTTCGATCGAACTCGAGGTCCCGCTGGCGATGCGGCGGCTGCTCCGCCCGGGGGATTTATTCATCGACATCGGCGCGAACATCGGGATGATTATGCTCCAGGGGTCCCAGCTGGTCGGTCCGTCGGGTCGGGTCATCTGCTTCGAGCCCAATCCGACGTGCCTTGACCGGCTCCGGAGGCTCGCCTCCAGCAACGACCTGGAGACGCTGATGGTGCATCCAATGGCGCTCGGCTCCCGGGATGACACCCTCAAGCTCACGGTGATCGATGATGACCCCGGCATGGGGACGCTGGCCGGCGAGGGCATCCCGGCCGACAGGATCTCGGCCTCCTATGAGGTGCCCGTGAGGCGCGGGGACGACGTCTTGGCCGGACTCGACCGGCCCCCGGCCGTGATCAAGCTCGACGTCGAAGGCTTCGAATTGGAGGCCCTACAGGGACTCGATCAGACCCTCGCCTCTCATAGGCCTGCCGTCCTGATGGAGTACCATGCCGACAGCCTCATTCGGGCCGGGGCGAGCCAGTCGAAGGTTGTCGCCTTCTTCGAGGAGCGGGGCTACCTCGGATACGCCATGTCGACCCGGAGGAGGATGCGACGGCATCGCCTGGTCCTCACGCCCATCTCCGCCGAGGAGACTGGCCCGACCAACTGCGACGCCCTCTGGATCCACCGGGATGACCCGAGGCGGGATCGGATCGCACTGCTGATCGCCCGCCGATGA